From the Ferrovum sp. PN-J185 genome, one window contains:
- a CDS encoding TIGR02450 family Trp-rich protein — MANNINSKKLLLSKWTAVYPTNKEKHHMVIQVIYIDKDHLIPDKIVMEALINHRQWQMDWQELKNTDNWLPGWR; from the coding sequence ATGGCTAACAATATTAATAGTAAAAAACTGCTACTTAGTAAATGGACAGCGGTTTACCCCACTAATAAAGAAAAACATCATATGGTTATTCAAGTCATATACATAGACAAAGACCATTTAATACCAGACAAAATAGTTATGGAAGCGTTAATTAATCACCGTCAATGGCAAATGGATTGGCAAGAATTAAAAAACACTGATAACTGGCTACCAGGATGGCGTTAA
- a CDS encoding efflux RND transporter periplasmic adaptor subunit — protein sequence MQKFNKIRGLAFLSCLFLSFSVLADTQNHNNNGTSLNPFDAQIESVNHADIAAQVSGRVTNIKVTAGEKVKVGQILLTLESTSAQQQAIASEAQIAAANADLELAQKDYQRQEALFKQDYISQAALDRAKTKLEAAKAQARATSSLAKSARAQSDLYVIKAPFSGVIAEIPVNLGDMAMPGKILVSLYDPEHLRVSASVPERAVNKELTVKQLKIEVPSLTQQEHWLNPQTLHLFPTVDSQSHTVLLRINIDRNTADIKPGLFARVWLPTKLSVPNRIVVPLTAIVERGELTGVYVKNEKGEPLLRQVRLGRQWGNEVEVISGLSSTDGLIENAQSLSFKNGQ from the coding sequence ATGCAAAAATTTAATAAAATTAGAGGGTTAGCTTTTTTAAGCTGTTTATTTCTCTCATTTTCAGTCCTTGCAGACACCCAAAATCATAATAATAACGGTACCTCACTGAACCCGTTTGATGCTCAAATTGAGTCAGTTAATCATGCCGATATAGCAGCACAAGTATCAGGTAGAGTGACTAATATAAAAGTGACCGCTGGTGAAAAAGTAAAAGTAGGTCAAATTCTATTAACTCTCGAATCCACAAGTGCACAGCAACAAGCAATAGCCAGTGAGGCACAAATAGCCGCAGCTAATGCTGATTTAGAATTGGCACAAAAAGATTATCAAAGACAAGAGGCGCTGTTTAAACAAGATTACATAAGCCAAGCAGCTCTTGATCGTGCGAAAACAAAGTTAGAAGCAGCCAAAGCTCAAGCTAGAGCCACCTCATCTTTAGCTAAGTCTGCTAGAGCGCAGTCTGATTTATATGTTATAAAAGCCCCCTTTTCTGGTGTAATAGCTGAAATACCAGTTAATCTAGGTGATATGGCTATGCCAGGTAAAATACTGGTAAGTCTTTATGATCCCGAGCATTTACGTGTTAGTGCTTCAGTTCCAGAAAGAGCAGTAAATAAAGAGTTAACTGTTAAACAATTAAAAATTGAAGTTCCTTCTTTAACTCAACAGGAACATTGGCTTAATCCTCAAACTCTTCATTTATTCCCAACGGTGGATAGTCAATCACATACGGTTTTATTACGTATAAATATTGATCGTAATACCGCAGATATCAAACCAGGTTTGTTTGCGCGTGTATGGTTACCAACAAAATTATCTGTGCCTAATCGTATAGTAGTTCCCTTAACTGCCATTGTAGAACGAGGTGAATTAACTGGTGTATATGTTAAAAACGAAAAAGGTGAACCTCTATTAAGACAAGTACGATTAGGTCGTCAGTGGGGTAATGAAGTTGAAGTGATATCAGGATTAAGTTCTACAGATGGATTAATCGAAAATGCCCAATCTCTCTCATTTAAAAACGGTCAATGA
- a CDS encoding efflux RND transporter permease subunit — MTKPLGLSGRIAHYFQSAQITPLLALVALLLGIFALIVTPREEEPQINVTMANVLIPFPGASAKDVEQMVSTPAEQVLSQIQGIEHVYSISRPGMSIITVQYKVGVPRIEALVRLYDTVNANADWLPSGLGVLPPIIKPKGIDDVPIVALTLYSKDPHIGSYDLERVAHSIEVDIKRVAGTREVKTIGGPGRVVNIQVDAARLNSAGLTISDLQRTLASANVGAPLGHLLINNQSIQLETSNFLTNAQDVSQLIVGVHGGRPIYLSEVAQINDNPPIAQRYVWYGKHNNNVSEEYPAVTVSVTKKPGENAIDVANAVMTRVESLKNTIIPANVIVAETRNYGATANDKAKKLIEKLLFATSSVVALVFFALGRREALIVGSAVILTLTVTLFASWAWGFTLNRVSLFALIFSIGILVDDAIVVVENIHRHQLHHPDKTLLQLIPGAVDEVGGPTILATLTVIAALLPMAFVTGLMGPYMSPIPINASMGMLLSLAIAFIVTPWLSRIWLKPSQHQSHSGGLGSKLHPWFVKIFTPLLDEVNGKKNRKKMGFAIGLLILISLVLPATGLVLLKMLPFDNKSEFQVMVDMPAGTSLEETAAVMHELGAYLAKVPEVVDYQAYVGTASPINFNGLVRQYYLRSDSNQGDIQVNLVDKHHRDEQSHAIATRIRPQLQKIGRLYNANIKVVEVPPGPPVLSPIVAEVYGPSDSGRLTVAKDVRDVFSRTPNVVDVDDSSIVKAPKKLIQVDRRKAALYGVSQQQVVSTLQTALSGQAATWFHDQRKYPAAAWIQMSGREQGDLGALLHFSVHGSQGQLIPLSELVTITDTVREQPIFHKDLLPVNYVVGDMAGKLDSPLYGMFKMRSQIHNIRTPNGEQLVDYFIHQPADPYRHYAIKWDGEWQVTYETFRDMGAAYAVGLILIYLLVVAQFGSYLTPLIIMAPIPLTIIGVMPGHALLGAQYTATSMIGMIALAGIIVRNSILLVDFINLQVAEGVPFKEAIIHSAVTRAQPILLTGLAAMLGAFFILDDPIFNGLAISLIFGIFVSTLLTLIVIPTLYYAAYHNKFTHSNNPSEEITQ; from the coding sequence ATGACTAAACCACTTGGACTATCAGGACGAATAGCACATTACTTCCAAAGTGCACAAATTACCCCGTTACTGGCATTAGTTGCATTATTACTGGGTATTTTTGCCTTAATTGTAACTCCTCGTGAAGAAGAGCCACAAATCAACGTCACCATGGCTAATGTGTTAATCCCATTCCCTGGTGCCTCTGCTAAAGATGTCGAGCAAATGGTTTCTACTCCAGCAGAACAAGTGCTATCACAAATCCAAGGTATTGAACACGTATACTCCATTTCTCGTCCTGGTATGTCAATTATTACAGTGCAGTATAAAGTAGGAGTCCCGCGGATTGAGGCATTAGTTAGGTTGTATGATACGGTTAATGCTAATGCAGACTGGCTCCCTTCAGGTTTAGGGGTATTACCACCCATCATTAAACCAAAAGGAATCGATGATGTTCCTATTGTGGCTTTGACTTTATATAGCAAAGATCCTCATATTGGCAGTTATGATTTAGAAAGAGTTGCACATAGCATTGAGGTGGATATTAAACGTGTGGCGGGCACCAGAGAGGTTAAAACTATTGGTGGACCTGGACGTGTTGTAAATATACAAGTTGATGCGGCTCGATTAAACAGCGCAGGCCTTACTATAAGTGATTTACAAAGAACATTAGCCTCTGCAAATGTGGGTGCACCTTTAGGTCATTTATTAATTAATAATCAATCTATTCAATTAGAAACAAGCAACTTCCTAACTAATGCCCAAGACGTGTCACAGTTAATTGTTGGGGTACATGGAGGACGTCCAATTTATTTAAGTGAAGTAGCTCAAATAAATGATAATCCTCCCATTGCTCAGCGTTATGTGTGGTATGGCAAACATAACAATAACGTATCAGAGGAATATCCTGCAGTAACAGTCTCCGTAACAAAAAAACCCGGAGAAAATGCTATTGATGTTGCAAATGCTGTGATGACAAGAGTAGAAAGTCTTAAAAATACTATTATTCCTGCTAATGTTATCGTTGCTGAGACGAGAAACTATGGCGCTACAGCAAACGATAAAGCTAAAAAGCTTATTGAAAAACTATTGTTTGCAACTTCATCTGTCGTAGCGTTAGTATTTTTTGCATTAGGACGACGTGAAGCATTAATTGTCGGTAGTGCAGTGATTTTAACGTTAACGGTGACACTATTTGCCTCTTGGGCATGGGGATTTACACTTAATCGCGTTTCTTTATTTGCGTTGATTTTTTCAATAGGGATTTTAGTTGATGACGCCATTGTGGTTGTTGAAAATATCCATCGTCATCAATTACATCATCCTGATAAAACTTTATTACAACTTATTCCAGGTGCCGTTGATGAGGTGGGTGGTCCAACTATACTCGCTACTTTAACAGTAATAGCAGCATTGTTACCTATGGCATTTGTTACCGGCTTGATGGGGCCATATATGAGTCCTATTCCGATTAATGCAAGTATGGGAATGCTGTTATCACTCGCGATTGCATTTATAGTCACTCCATGGCTATCTCGAATTTGGCTAAAACCCAGTCAGCATCAATCGCATAGTGGTGGACTGGGTAGTAAATTACATCCATGGTTTGTGAAAATTTTTACACCGTTATTAGATGAAGTAAACGGTAAAAAAAATCGCAAAAAAATGGGGTTTGCGATAGGGTTACTCATTCTCATCTCTCTTGTTTTACCGGCTACAGGTTTGGTTTTACTTAAGATGCTTCCGTTTGATAATAAATCCGAGTTTCAGGTAATGGTAGATATGCCAGCTGGTACGTCGCTAGAAGAAACAGCTGCAGTAATGCATGAGTTAGGCGCTTATTTAGCTAAAGTACCTGAAGTGGTTGATTACCAAGCTTATGTGGGCACAGCATCCCCAATTAACTTTAATGGTTTAGTACGTCAGTACTATTTGAGAAGTGACAGTAATCAAGGTGACATACAAGTTAATTTGGTTGATAAACATCATCGTGATGAACAAAGCCATGCTATTGCAACACGAATTCGCCCTCAATTACAAAAAATTGGTCGCTTATATAACGCCAATATCAAGGTAGTAGAAGTACCACCTGGCCCACCAGTTCTCTCGCCAATCGTTGCAGAGGTATACGGTCCGAGTGATAGTGGGCGTCTAACTGTCGCTAAAGATGTGCGTGATGTATTTAGTCGGACTCCAAATGTTGTTGATGTGGATGACAGTAGTATCGTTAAAGCACCTAAAAAATTAATTCAGGTTGATCGTCGTAAAGCAGCACTTTATGGAGTCAGTCAACAGCAAGTGGTATCCACTCTACAAACTGCATTGAGTGGACAAGCTGCTACATGGTTTCATGATCAACGAAAATATCCCGCTGCTGCTTGGATTCAAATGTCTGGTAGAGAACAAGGCGATCTTGGAGCACTCTTACATTTTAGTGTTCATGGTAGTCAAGGGCAGCTCATTCCATTAAGTGAATTAGTCACTATTACAGATACTGTCAGAGAGCAGCCTATTTTTCATAAAGACTTATTACCTGTGAATTATGTTGTTGGTGATATGGCAGGTAAATTAGATAGTCCCTTGTACGGTATGTTTAAGATGCGCTCCCAAATTCATAACATAAGAACACCTAATGGAGAGCAATTAGTTGATTATTTTATACATCAACCTGCTGATCCTTATAGACATTATGCAATTAAATGGGATGGTGAATGGCAAGTAACCTACGAGACTTTCAGAGATATGGGAGCGGCTTATGCAGTAGGACTGATTTTAATTTATTTACTTGTTGTTGCCCAGTTTGGATCATATCTCACGCCACTCATTATCATGGCCCCAATTCCTCTAACAATTATTGGTGTGATGCCAGGTCATGCACTATTGGGAGCGCAATACACAGCAACGAGTATGATTGGTATGATTGCACTCGCCGGTATTATTGTTAGAAACTCAATTTTGCTGGTAGATTTTATAAATTTACAAGTTGCTGAAGGGGTTCCCTTTAAAGAGGCAATTATTCATTCGGCTGTAACACGTGCTCAGCCAATTTTACTAACAGGTTTGGCTGCTATGTTAGGCGCATTCTTTATTCTTGATGATCCTATTTTTAATGGGCTAGCTATTTCATTAATATTTGGCATATTTGTTTCTACCTTATTAACGCTGATTGTGATTCCAACTCTTTACTATGCGGCCTATCACAACAAGTTCACTCATTCAAATAACCCTTCAGAGGAGATCACACAATGA
- a CDS encoding YgaP family membrane protein codes for MTSWRVVRVIAGTFILLSLALGIPGSPLFVSQWWLAFTAFVGLNLLQSGLTRWCLMNNILRKLFGLREEC; via the coding sequence ATGACTTCATGGCGAGTAGTACGTGTAATTGCAGGAACTTTTATTTTATTGTCTCTTGCGTTAGGAATACCGGGTAGTCCTTTATTTGTTAGCCAATGGTGGCTTGCTTTCACAGCGTTTGTTGGTTTGAATTTACTCCAAAGCGGTCTAACTCGTTGGTGTTTAATGAACAATATACTTCGTAAATTATTTGGTTTACGCGAGGAGTGCTAA
- a CDS encoding sulfite exporter TauE/SafE family protein, producing MELVILTALLGGTTGLILGLTGAGGGIIATPLLVLFLNLNVVTAAPLSLIGVAAASWIGMIIGLKQGIVRYRAAFLITAIGLLITPFGIETAQLIPKAVLKLLFILLLLYQAYRYAFIKHLNIDKDFPCQIDQQTGRFRWDFKCLMTMSKLGILLGFTSGLLGVGGGFVLVPALKKHTPLNVHSVTSTSLMVLALVSTGSVLQWSAMGNFNRQLAVPFLAGALITMAIGRIIAPLINEIILRRLFSMICLISAISLTVQLIHHHG from the coding sequence ATGGAACTAGTAATTCTCACCGCACTACTTGGTGGCACAACAGGGCTTATTCTAGGGCTAACCGGTGCAGGTGGTGGTATTATCGCTACCCCCTTACTCGTTCTCTTTTTAAATCTGAATGTCGTCACAGCCGCTCCTTTGTCTTTAATAGGCGTTGCTGCTGCATCATGGATCGGCATGATAATAGGACTAAAACAAGGAATCGTACGTTATCGTGCAGCTTTTTTAATTACTGCTATAGGCTTGCTTATTACTCCTTTTGGTATTGAAACTGCTCAACTTATTCCAAAAGCGGTTTTGAAACTCTTATTTATCTTACTCTTACTTTACCAAGCTTATCGTTACGCTTTTATTAAACACCTTAATATTGATAAAGACTTCCCCTGCCAAATTGATCAACAAACAGGTCGTTTTCGATGGGATTTTAAATGTCTAATGACAATGAGTAAATTAGGGATACTACTTGGTTTTACATCTGGTTTATTAGGTGTTGGCGGTGGCTTTGTATTGGTTCCTGCTTTAAAAAAACATACTCCACTAAATGTACACTCAGTGACTTCCACCTCATTAATGGTCCTTGCCTTGGTTTCAACTGGAAGCGTATTACAATGGAGTGCTATGGGTAATTTTAATCGTCAGCTTGCTGTTCCCTTTTTAGCTGGCGCACTTATCACAATGGCAATAGGTAGAATAATCGCTCCTTTAATTAATGAAATAATTCTGAGACGACTCTTTAGTATGATTTGTTTAATCAGTGCTATTAGTCTTACTGTACAATTAATCCATCATCATGGCTAA
- a CDS encoding exonuclease domain-containing protein, protein MSRFWQNNLICIDLETTGANPLKDRITEIGIVELLPNGSSREWHSLINPETPIPPFISRLTGISNEMVQEAPLFSDIADELLTILKDKVFIAHNVRFDYAFLKQEFLKCGIYFKENTLCTVRLSRQLYPHHFKHNLDSIIERLGIDITDRHRALNDAKVVAYFLTHVKENFSEELLTQAIQKVTKKPSLPPGVDEYEIDSLPDSPGVYLFYGENDLPIYIGKSINLRERVLSHFNSDHKHHKELRLSQQIKRIEHHNTVGELGALLLEAKLIKELNPIHNHRLRRQQQLCSWQWNTVHDKNILEIKNTDEINFSQSDNYFGVFQTRKKALDTLRAIADAHGLCLAVLGIDKHVKGKACFRAQINKCHGACCGKEDMVHHDLKVQMALERIRLQNWKWANAIVIKESNHSYSDFHLIDQWAYFGTYSSYQDALEANSSRREVIFDYDVYKILIKFIFKSSEIIVLPNTNSIHHQTEDYLDESVIDE, encoded by the coding sequence ATGAGCCGTTTTTGGCAGAACAATCTAATCTGTATCGATCTTGAAACAACTGGAGCAAATCCACTCAAAGATAGAATTACAGAAATTGGTATTGTAGAACTACTCCCAAATGGCTCAAGTCGTGAATGGCATAGCCTAATCAACCCTGAGACTCCTATCCCTCCTTTTATTAGTCGGTTAACAGGAATTTCAAATGAAATGGTACAAGAAGCTCCATTATTCTCAGATATTGCAGATGAATTATTAACGATTTTAAAAGATAAAGTTTTTATAGCACATAATGTACGTTTTGATTACGCTTTTTTAAAACAAGAGTTTTTGAAATGTGGCATTTATTTCAAAGAAAACACATTATGTACTGTTCGTTTATCAAGACAACTCTATCCACACCACTTTAAACATAATCTTGATAGCATTATTGAGCGACTGGGAATCGACATAACAGATCGTCACAGAGCGTTGAATGATGCCAAAGTTGTAGCTTATTTTCTTACTCATGTAAAAGAAAATTTCTCAGAAGAACTGCTTACACAAGCAATACAAAAAGTAACAAAAAAGCCCTCTCTACCGCCAGGAGTTGATGAATATGAAATAGACTCGCTACCTGATAGTCCTGGGGTATACCTATTTTATGGGGAAAATGATTTACCAATCTATATAGGGAAAAGTATCAATTTAAGAGAACGCGTCCTATCCCATTTCAATTCAGATCATAAACACCACAAAGAATTACGACTTTCTCAACAAATAAAAAGAATCGAACATCATAATACCGTTGGTGAACTAGGTGCCCTATTACTTGAAGCAAAACTAATTAAAGAGTTAAATCCCATACATAATCATCGACTCAGACGTCAACAGCAACTGTGCTCTTGGCAATGGAATACAGTACATGATAAAAATATATTAGAAATTAAAAATACTGATGAAATTAATTTTTCACAATCAGACAATTATTTTGGTGTATTTCAAACTCGCAAAAAAGCACTTGATACATTAAGAGCAATCGCAGATGCTCATGGACTATGCCTAGCCGTTCTTGGCATAGATAAGCATGTAAAAGGGAAAGCCTGTTTTAGAGCGCAAATTAACAAATGTCATGGAGCATGTTGTGGCAAGGAAGACATGGTCCATCATGATTTAAAAGTTCAAATGGCTCTTGAAAGAATAAGATTGCAAAATTGGAAATGGGCTAACGCTATAGTCATTAAAGAAAGCAACCATTCTTATTCAGATTTCCATCTCATTGATCAATGGGCATACTTTGGAACATATAGCTCCTATCAAGATGCATTGGAGGCCAATAGTTCTCGAAGAGAGGTGATTTTTGATTATGATGTTTACAAAATACTCATCAAATTTATTTTCAAATCATCAGAGATCATTGTCTTACCAAATACTAATTCGATTCATCACCAAACAGAAGATTATCTAGACGAATCTGTGATTGATGAATAA
- a CDS encoding ArsR/SmtB family transcription factor, whose translation MDKIDFGQMYEAAGRATQLLKVLSNIDRLILLCKIAEGECSVSELENSLDIKQPTLSQQLGVLREEGLVKTRRDGKFIYYSISSNESLAVMQTLQEQFCKTNHNPVCSTTN comes from the coding sequence ATGGACAAAATCGATTTCGGACAGATGTATGAAGCGGCAGGTAGAGCCACACAACTACTTAAAGTATTGTCTAATATTGATCGCTTAATTTTACTTTGTAAAATTGCTGAAGGAGAATGTAGCGTCAGTGAATTAGAAAACTCGCTTGATATTAAGCAACCCACCCTCTCACAGCAACTTGGCGTATTACGTGAAGAAGGGTTAGTAAAAACCAGGCGTGATGGTAAATTCATTTATTACTCCATCTCTAGCAACGAATCACTGGCGGTCATGCAAACACTTCAAGAGCAGTTTTGTAAAACCAATCATAATCCAGTTTGTTCAACAACTAACTGA
- a CDS encoding peroxiredoxin: MKLILMSLLTLIGLGLLFSRTASANDMPTVGQMAPDFKVIDQHNQLQSLSNYRGKWVVLYFYPKDETPGCTTEACAYRDDFNQVKKLGGVVIGVSIDDATSHAEFAANHHLPFPLLADKDGSISRSYGSERNLLGYKIAKRNTFIIDPAGKIAKVYESVDAGENPKEVIADLNQLVNQK; the protein is encoded by the coding sequence ATGAAATTAATTCTAATGTCGTTATTGACTTTAATTGGCTTAGGTCTTCTCTTTTCACGAACAGCCTCAGCTAATGACATGCCCACTGTAGGACAAATGGCACCTGACTTTAAAGTGATAGACCAACACAACCAATTACAAAGCTTGTCTAATTATCGTGGTAAATGGGTAGTGCTCTATTTTTACCCCAAAGATGAGACTCCAGGATGCACCACAGAAGCGTGTGCCTATCGAGATGACTTCAATCAAGTTAAAAAATTAGGAGGAGTAGTAATAGGTGTCAGTATTGATGACGCTACAAGTCATGCTGAATTTGCAGCCAATCATCATTTACCCTTTCCTCTGTTAGCTGATAAAGACGGAAGTATTTCAAGATCATATGGTTCAGAAAGAAATCTTCTTGGTTATAAAATAGCCAAAAGAAACACCTTTATCATTGACCCCGCTGGAAAAATTGCAAAAGTATATGAAAGCGTTGACGCTGGCGAGAATCCCAAAGAGGTTATCGCTGACTTAAATCAATTGGTTAATCAAAAATAA
- a CDS encoding oxygenase MpaB family protein yields the protein MWDEIIRQSIRRTVKSSTTVQDYLIPPGDPGLFGPNSVIWQVHADFISMMIGGISSLIMQALHPQAMAGVWDHSTFKENLPGRLGRTAQFIAATTYGSTEMALSAIERVKRIHDKVTGIDDQGISYQANDPHLLKWVHITESFCFLNSHLRYRDPQMSISKQNQYFLEIAQIGHLLGGTDLPVTLSSTIETINIYRQELRMTKRVETVIDLLHHFPTHLLGKPLLSLIVKAGFYNLPNWVYPLIGIMPPTLIQKKLLDATILAIAKPVRYALRNGIAAHSYQRLGMTAPWLKINIPYSYK from the coding sequence ATGTGGGATGAAATAATCCGTCAATCAATAAGACGAACAGTCAAATCATCGACAACTGTTCAAGATTATCTTATTCCTCCAGGTGATCCAGGTCTTTTTGGTCCAAATAGTGTTATCTGGCAAGTACATGCTGATTTTATTAGTATGATGATCGGCGGCATTAGCTCTCTAATTATGCAAGCACTTCACCCGCAAGCAATGGCAGGGGTGTGGGATCATTCAACATTCAAAGAGAATTTACCAGGTCGTCTAGGGCGTACGGCTCAATTTATTGCAGCAACCACCTATGGCTCGACAGAAATGGCCTTATCAGCAATTGAACGTGTCAAACGGATTCACGACAAGGTAACGGGTATTGATGACCAAGGAATAAGCTATCAAGCTAATGACCCACATCTTTTAAAATGGGTACATATTACAGAAAGCTTTTGTTTTCTAAATAGTCACCTTCGTTACCGTGACCCTCAAATGAGTATTTCAAAACAAAACCAATATTTTTTAGAAATTGCTCAAATTGGTCATTTATTAGGAGGAACAGATTTACCCGTTACTCTGTCATCTACTATAGAAACAATTAATATCTATCGCCAAGAATTAAGAATGACAAAACGTGTTGAAACAGTTATTGATTTACTTCATCACTTTCCAACACATCTATTAGGTAAACCACTATTATCTTTAATCGTAAAAGCAGGTTTTTACAACTTACCTAATTGGGTTTATCCTCTAATAGGCATTATGCCACCCACGTTGATACAAAAAAAATTATTAGACGCAACCATATTAGCAATAGCAAAACCGGTACGTTATGCACTTAGAAATGGAATAGCGGCTCATTCCTATCAGCGGTTAGGAATGACTGCACCATGGCTCAAAATAAACATACCTTATTCATATAAATAA
- a CDS encoding DUF1289 domain-containing protein, whose translation MIPSPCINVCQVDPPTGICLGCGRTIQEITNWVVLKDEEKERVIHQSQIRLDNLLFGDESN comes from the coding sequence ATGATTCCATCACCTTGTATTAACGTATGCCAAGTAGATCCCCCAACGGGGATTTGCTTGGGTTGCGGGAGAACAATTCAGGAGATTACTAACTGGGTTGTATTAAAAGATGAAGAAAAAGAACGTGTTATTCATCAATCACAGATTCGTCTAGATAATCTTCTGTTTGGTGATGAATCGAATTAG